One stretch of Cololabis saira isolate AMF1-May2022 chromosome 15, fColSai1.1, whole genome shotgun sequence DNA includes these proteins:
- the tmem170b gene encoding transmembrane protein 170B, producing the protein MAPSRDFSVNLSVQQVLSLWVQGATLEHFTEMWYWVFLWCLFSSLFVHGAAGLLMLVLLQRHKWGRLITLVLVSGGFLAALSGAVVTSAAVAGVYRVAGKDMAPLEALVLGVGQTALSLVVSFSRVLATL; encoded by the exons ATGGCGCCGAGCCGGGACTTCTCCGTGAACCTGTCGGTGCAGCAGGTGCTGAGTCTGTGGGTGCAGGGAGCCACGCTGGAGCACTTCACAG AGATGTGGTACTGGGTGTTCCTGTGGTGTCTCTTCTCCTCGCTGTTCGTCCACGGCGCCGCGGGGCTGCTGATGCTGGTCCTGCTGCAGCGCCACAAGTGGGGTCGCCTCATCACGCTGGTGCTGGTCAGTGGGGGCTTCCTGGCGGCGCTGTCCGGCGCCGTCGTCACCA GCGCGGCGGTGGCCGGCGTCTACCGCGTCGCCGGGAAGGACATGGCGCCGCTGGAGGCGCTGGTGCTCGGCGTGGGCCAGACCGCCCTGTCCCTGGTCGTCTCCTTCTCCCGGGTCCTGGCCACGCTGTGA